From the genome of Acidobacteriota bacterium:
CTGGATCTCCGGCAAGGGGATCTGGAAGGCTTCCCTCATCATGAGATTTTCCCTCTTGAGACCTTCCACGAGGGCGCGGCAACGCGGGCAGGACTCCAGATGGGAAGAGATTGCTTCTCTCATCTTCTCATTCACTTCTTCATCCAGATAGGCGGAGTAGATTTTTTCATCAATACATTTCATGGATGATCTCCATCATTTCCATCTTTCTTGAGTCATGATTTTCCTTAATTCCTTCTTGCCTCTGAAAATCAGAATTCTAACGGTGCTGATCGGCTCATTCATGATCCGGGCAATGTCGGCATAGGGAAGATCAAGGTGATATCGAAGAAGTAGGGAGCTCAGGTACCTGGCGGGAAGCTTTTTCAAGGCGCGGGTCATTCTCTCCATCTCTAAATTCTTCAGGTCGTGGGCCTCCGTGCGCGGCAGGAACGAAGAGCGAGAACGGGAAAGAGAGCGCTGGGATTGGAGAAATGCCTTTTCCCGCTTCCTCTTTCTGAGGTGATCCATGCAATGGTTGTAAGCAATCCGATAGATCCAGCCGGAGAAGGGTTGATTCTGATCGTAGCGCGCGAGGGATGAAAACGTTTTCATGAAGACCTCCGATAGAGCGTCCCTGGCATCCTCTGTGGAACCCAGAAGGTGAAAGCAGAACCGGAAGAGCGGGTTCTGAAAGACCTCCACGATGTGACCAAAAGATTCTTTCTTTCCATTGAGACAGTCCTGAACAGCAGAAATGATCTGTGATTCTTTCATGTCACACCCTATATTACGCCAGGATCAAAGAAGGATTACAAAAAATCTTCCAGCGGTGGTCAAAGTAGGTCACCGAAAGGAAGTGTATCACTGAGCCAGCTGACCTTCCATTCCAGCATCCCCGTCAAAGGGGAACAGAGTCCCCATACTTCTCTATCAATCAAGACAGAATTCATCATCAAAAGAGATTGATTTATTCTTTGATTTCGGGAGCGAAGCTCAGAAGGCCTGCCAGGAGGATGGGTGACTTCCTTAGACCACCACCATG
Proteins encoded in this window:
- a CDS encoding RNA polymerase sigma factor, which produces MKESQIISAVQDCLNGKKESFGHIVEVFQNPLFRFCFHLLGSTEDARDALSEVFMKTFSSLARYDQNQPFSGWIYRIAYNHCMDHLRKRKREKAFLQSQRSLSRSRSSFLPRTEAHDLKNLEMERMTRALKKLPARYLSSLLLRYHLDLPYADIARIMNEPISTVRILIFRGKKELRKIMTQERWK